From a region of the Impatiens glandulifera chromosome 4, dImpGla2.1, whole genome shotgun sequence genome:
- the LOC124936756 gene encoding non-specific lipid-transfer protein 1-like: MGSSSGIVCLIVMCMVVSAPHAQAAVTCVAVVRALSPCLGYAQNGGTIPPLCCNGVKSLYRNAATTADRQTACYCLKALIGSTAYPNAPGIPGKCGVSIPYKIAPSTDCKKSALNLPTYL; the protein is encoded by the coding sequence atggGTAGCTCTTCAGGAATTGTTTGTCTGATTGTGATGTGCATGGTAGTGAGTGCACCTCATGCACAAGCAGCCGTAACATGCGTTGCCGTGGTACGTGCCTTATCTCCCTGCCTTGGCTACGCACAGAATGGTGGGACAATCCCACCTCTTTGCTGCAACGGAGTTAAATCCCTATATAGAAATGCCGCCACTACCGCCGACCGCCAGACAGCTTGCTATTGTCTCAAAGCACTCATCGGTTCCACCGCTTACCCAAATGCCCCCGGAATCCCTGGCAAATGCGGCGTTTCTATTCCATACAAGATCGCCCCTTCCACCGACTGCAAGAAGTCAGCTCTCAATCTCCCTACCTACCTATAA